From Pseudomonas sp. LS1212, the proteins below share one genomic window:
- a CDS encoding ATPase, translating to MRNDIRDDFDDVPSLSARTRDDDDFAPSKGARERTTVYSRTTPVVKVKGPSTGPLWALVGALSIALAGLGWWSFQQISLMEQQLVATQESFARISEEAAGRIQAITGKVVATESTANSGSEALKLQIRQLESKLLEQSKQQQGVVGQQSGLDKRLEQILAKAAEQQAANAQLRSEQQAANAQLQSELKSLSGELSALKAAQADQGKVDAELKSLSADISALKKQGDPSAAIDRLEQDLLVLKSEQENRPAVASSSGPNTAEFDAFRGQVTRNISTLQTQIQNLQRQLNARP from the coding sequence ATGCGTAACGATATTCGTGACGACTTCGACGATGTGCCCAGCCTGAGCGCCAGGACGCGCGACGATGATGATTTTGCCCCCAGCAAGGGTGCCCGCGAGCGCACGACGGTGTATTCGCGCACCACGCCGGTGGTCAAGGTCAAAGGCCCGAGCACCGGACCACTGTGGGCATTGGTCGGCGCGCTATCCATTGCCCTGGCCGGTCTGGGTTGGTGGAGCTTTCAGCAGATTTCGCTGATGGAGCAGCAGTTGGTGGCGACCCAGGAAAGCTTCGCCCGCATCAGTGAGGAAGCCGCAGGGCGCATTCAGGCGATCACCGGCAAGGTGGTGGCGACCGAGTCCACCGCCAACAGCGGCAGCGAGGCACTGAAGTTGCAGATCAGGCAGCTTGAATCGAAGCTGTTGGAGCAAAGTAAACAGCAGCAGGGCGTCGTCGGCCAGCAAAGTGGCCTGGACAAGCGCCTGGAGCAGATCCTTGCCAAGGCCGCCGAGCAGCAGGCCGCCAATGCGCAATTACGGTCCGAGCAACAGGCCGCCAATGCGCAATTGCAGTCCGAGCTCAAAAGCCTGAGCGGTGAACTCTCGGCGTTGAAGGCTGCGCAGGCTGATCAGGGCAAGGTCGATGCCGAACTCAAGAGCCTGTCGGCCGATATTTCGGCGTTGAAAAAGCAAGGCGACCCGAGCGCGGCAATCGATCGTCTGGAGCAGGACCTTCTCGTGCTCAAGAGCGAGCAGGAGAATCGTCCGGCAGTCGCGTCTTCGAGCGGTCCCAATACTGCCGAGTTCGACGCGTTTCGCGGTCAGGTGACGCGTAACATCAGCACGTTGCAGACTCAGATCCAGAACCTGCAGCGCCAGCTCAATGCGCGGCCTTGA
- a CDS encoding LysE/ArgO family amino acid transporter has product MWQSYLNGLLVAFGLIMAIGTQNAFVLAQSLRREHHLPVAALCVFCDAVLVALGVFGLATILAKNPTLLAVARWGGAVFLIWYGSLALRRACSRQSLQQGEGQGQKSRRAVLLSALAVTLLNPHVYLDTVLLIGSLGAQQSVPGAYVFGAASASLLWFFTLALGAAWLAPWLARPGTWRLLDLMVAVMMFSVAAQLILN; this is encoded by the coding sequence ATGTGGCAAAGCTACCTCAACGGCCTGTTGGTGGCCTTCGGCCTGATCATGGCAATCGGCACGCAGAATGCGTTCGTGCTGGCGCAAAGCCTGCGTCGTGAACATCACCTGCCGGTCGCGGCATTGTGTGTGTTCTGCGATGCGGTACTGGTTGCCCTCGGTGTGTTCGGCCTGGCCACGATTTTGGCCAAGAACCCGACGTTGCTGGCGGTCGCACGCTGGGGCGGCGCGGTCTTTTTGATCTGGTATGGCAGCCTCGCGCTGCGGCGGGCCTGCTCCAGGCAGAGCCTGCAACAGGGCGAAGGCCAGGGCCAGAAATCCCGGCGCGCGGTGCTGCTCAGTGCGCTGGCGGTGACGCTGCTCAACCCCCACGTGTATCTCGATACGGTGCTGTTGATCGGCTCGCTCGGCGCCCAGCAAAGCGTACCGGGCGCGTATGTGTTCGGTGCGGCGAGCGCCTCGCTGCTGTGGTTCTTCACCCTGGCGCTGGGTGCCGCCTGGCTGGCTCCCTGGCTGGCCCGTCCCGGCACCTGGCGGCTGCTCGACCTGATGGTGGCGGTCATGATGTTCAGCGTGGCGGCACAGCTGATTCTGAACTGA
- a CDS encoding LysR family transcriptional regulator ArgP — MFDYKLLSALAAVIEQAGFERAAQVLGLSQSAISQRIKLLEARVGQPVLIRATPPSPTEIGRRLLNHVQQVRLLERDLQSQVPALDEEGLPERLRIALNADSLATWWAAAVGDFCAQQHLLLDLVVEDQEVGLKRMRAGEVAACVCASERPVAGARSQLLGAMRYRALASPEFIARHFPNGFNAAQLARVPALVFGPDDFLQHRYLASLGIEGGFQHHLCPSSEGFIRLTEAGLGWGLVPELQVRDQLKAGRLVEVLPDKPIDVPLYWHHWRNGGQLLGQLTEHLAHTAAQWLVPLQ; from the coding sequence ATGTTCGACTACAAGCTGTTGTCCGCCCTCGCGGCGGTGATCGAGCAAGCCGGATTCGAGCGGGCGGCCCAGGTGCTGGGGTTGTCGCAGTCGGCGATTTCCCAGCGGATCAAACTGCTCGAGGCCAGGGTCGGTCAACCGGTGCTGATACGCGCCACGCCACCGAGCCCGACCGAAATCGGCCGGCGCCTGCTCAACCATGTGCAACAGGTGCGTCTGCTCGAGCGAGACCTGCAGAGCCAGGTGCCGGCGCTGGATGAGGAAGGCCTGCCGGAGCGACTGCGGATCGCCCTGAATGCCGACAGCCTGGCGACCTGGTGGGCTGCGGCGGTCGGCGATTTCTGTGCGCAGCAGCACTTGCTGTTGGACCTGGTGGTGGAGGATCAGGAGGTCGGGCTCAAGCGCATGCGCGCGGGCGAAGTGGCGGCTTGCGTCTGCGCCAGCGAGCGGCCGGTGGCAGGCGCCCGCAGCCAATTGCTCGGGGCCATGCGTTATCGGGCCCTGGCCAGCCCGGAATTCATTGCGCGACATTTCCCGAACGGGTTCAATGCCGCCCAATTGGCGCGCGTACCGGCACTGGTGTTTGGCCCGGATGATTTCCTGCAGCATCGTTACCTGGCTTCATTGGGCATCGAAGGTGGGTTCCAGCATCATCTTTGCCCTTCCTCCGAGGGCTTCATTCGTCTGACTGAAGCTGGACTGGGCTGGGGGCTGGTGCCTGAATTGCAGGTGCGCGACCAGCTCAAGGCCGGTCGACTGGTCGAAGTTTTGCCGGACAAGCCGATCGATGTGCCGTTGTACTGGCATCATTGGCGCAACGGCGGTCAATTGCTGGGGCAACTGACCGAGCACCTGGCCCACACGGCGGCCCAGTGGCTGGTGCCGCTGCAGTAG
- a CDS encoding ACP phosphodiesterase, with translation MNYLAHLHLGGQQPQQLLGSLYGDFVKGRLDGRFPAQLEAAIALHRRIDAFTDSHPLVLSALARFPSERRRYAGIILDVFFDHCLARHWQDYADQPLQQFTAQVYRVLAAEPALPGRLAQIAPYMAADDWLGSYRDFEVLEQVFNGIARRLSRPEGMSGALQVVDKLYQPLNDDFRAFYPELQAFARTALKAA, from the coding sequence ATGAACTATCTCGCGCATCTACATCTGGGTGGTCAGCAACCCCAGCAATTGTTGGGCAGCCTGTATGGCGATTTCGTCAAAGGCCGCCTGGACGGGCGTTTTCCCGCGCAGTTGGAGGCCGCCATTGCGCTGCACCGGCGCATCGATGCATTTACCGACAGTCATCCACTGGTCTTGAGTGCCCTGGCGCGCTTTCCCAGCGAACGGCGTCGTTACGCCGGGATCATTCTCGATGTGTTTTTCGACCACTGCCTGGCGCGGCACTGGCAGGACTACGCCGACCAGCCATTGCAGCAGTTCACTGCCCAGGTCTATCGGGTACTGGCGGCCGAGCCGGCGCTGCCGGGCAGGTTGGCGCAGATTGCGCCGTACATGGCCGCCGATGACTGGTTGGGTTCCTATCGCGATTTCGAGGTGTTGGAGCAGGTCTTCAACGGCATCGCTCGACGCCTGTCACGACCTGAAGGCATGAGCGGTGCCTTGCAAGTCGTGGATAAACTCTACCAACCCCTGAATGATGACTTCCGGGCGTTCTATCCAGAGCTGCAGGCCTTCGCCCGGACGGCGCTGAAGGCTGCTTAG
- a CDS encoding lysophospholipid acyltransferase family protein, whose protein sequence is MRRVRVYARVLRVLLVVALGLLMAGVFSLYERLGIEHCMERRQRWSRFFMTRLSRALPFKVTVHGTLPGQPMLWVSNHVSWTDIPLLGMLTPLSFLSKAEVRTWPIAGWLALKAGTLFIRRGSGDSQLIRKQMSQHLAQERPLLIFPEGTTSDGRNLRTFHGRLLASAIDTQTPLQPVALRYVRNGQPDPIAPFIGDDDLLSHLLRLFANDQAEVHVHLLAPIASCGQERAALAFKAQQAVHGALFGESEQAMPVRPAKAAA, encoded by the coding sequence ATGCGTCGCGTACGCGTCTATGCACGCGTGCTGCGAGTGCTGCTGGTGGTTGCGCTGGGCTTGCTGATGGCCGGCGTGTTCAGTCTCTACGAACGCCTCGGTATCGAGCACTGCATGGAGCGTCGACAACGCTGGTCGCGCTTCTTCATGACCCGGCTGAGCCGCGCCCTGCCCTTCAAGGTCACCGTTCACGGCACTCTGCCCGGCCAACCCATGCTGTGGGTCAGCAATCATGTGTCCTGGACCGACATCCCGCTGCTGGGGATGCTCACACCCTTGTCGTTTTTGTCCAAGGCCGAAGTCCGTACCTGGCCGATTGCCGGCTGGCTCGCGCTCAAGGCCGGCACCTTGTTCATCCGTCGTGGCTCGGGCGACAGCCAATTGATCCGCAAACAGATGAGCCAGCACCTGGCACAAGAACGCCCACTGCTGATCTTCCCTGAAGGCACCACTAGCGACGGCCGCAACCTGCGCACCTTCCATGGTCGTCTGCTGGCCAGCGCCATCGATACCCAAACGCCATTGCAGCCGGTTGCCCTGCGTTATGTGCGCAATGGCCAGCCTGACCCGATTGCGCCCTTCATCGGCGACGACGACCTGCTCTCGCATCTGCTGCGCCTGTTCGCCAACGATCAAGCCGAGGTGCACGTCCACCTGCTCGCCCCCATCGCCAGCTGTGGCCAGGAGCGTGCCGCCCTGGCCTTCAAGGCCCAGCAAGCGGTGCACGGTGCGCTGTTCGGGGAAAGTGAGCAAGCGATGCCGGTGCGTCCGGCCAAGGCTGCTGCCTAA
- a CDS encoding helix-turn-helix transcriptional regulator, which produces MPLDLDEIIKALAHPVRREILSWLKDPERQFPDQYHPTEQGVCAGQIDQRCGLSQSTVSAHLATLQRAGLITSQKIGQWHFFKRNEETIQQFLRQMSQEL; this is translated from the coding sequence ATGCCTCTAGATCTCGACGAAATAATAAAAGCCCTGGCCCACCCAGTACGGCGAGAAATCCTCAGCTGGTTGAAAGACCCTGAGCGGCAATTCCCCGATCAATACCACCCCACCGAGCAAGGCGTCTGTGCCGGCCAGATCGATCAACGCTGCGGGCTTTCGCAGTCGACGGTCTCTGCCCACCTGGCCACCTTGCAGCGGGCCGGCTTGATCACCAGCCAGAAAATTGGCCAGTGGCATTTTTTCAAACGCAACGAGGAAACCATCCAGCAATTCCTCCGGCAAATGAGCCAAGAGCTCTGA
- a CDS encoding NAD(P)-dependent oxidoreductase codes for MRILVTGASGFIGGRFARFALEQGFDVRVNGRRAEGVEHLVRRGAQFVQGDLTDPELARRLCQGVAAVVHCAGAVGNWGRYQDFHQGNVVVTENVVEACLKEQVRRLVHLSSPSIYFDGRSHLGIKEDQVPKRFHDHYATTKYLAEQKVFGAGEFGLEVIALRPRFVTGAGDMSIFPRLLQMQGKGRLAIIGNGLNKVDFTSMQNLNEALLSALLAGEGALGKAYNISNGTPVPLWDAVNYVMRQMELPQVTRYRSFGLAYCVAALNEGACLLWPGRPQPTLSRLGMQVMSKDFTLDISRARYTLDYEPKVSLWSALDEFCAWWKVQAPAKK; via the coding sequence ATGAGAATTCTGGTCACCGGCGCAAGCGGCTTCATCGGCGGGCGCTTTGCGCGTTTCGCCCTGGAGCAGGGCTTCGATGTCCGGGTCAACGGGCGTCGTGCCGAAGGCGTCGAGCATTTGGTGCGGCGTGGTGCGCAGTTCGTTCAGGGCGATCTGACCGATCCGGAGCTGGCGCGGCGCTTGTGCCAGGGCGTCGCGGCGGTCGTGCATTGTGCCGGTGCCGTCGGTAACTGGGGGCGCTACCAGGATTTTCACCAGGGCAACGTGGTCGTCACCGAAAACGTGGTGGAAGCCTGCCTGAAAGAACAGGTTCGGCGCCTGGTGCACCTGTCTTCGCCGTCGATCTATTTTGACGGTCGCTCGCACCTTGGCATCAAGGAAGACCAGGTACCCAAGCGCTTTCACGATCACTACGCCACGACCAAGTACCTGGCCGAACAGAAGGTCTTCGGTGCCGGGGAGTTCGGTCTGGAGGTGATTGCCCTGCGCCCGCGCTTCGTGACCGGTGCCGGTGACATGAGTATTTTTCCGCGTCTGCTGCAAATGCAGGGCAAGGGCCGCCTGGCGATCATCGGCAATGGCCTGAACAAGGTCGATTTCACCAGCATGCAAAACCTCAACGAGGCCTTGCTCAGTGCCTTGCTGGCCGGCGAGGGGGCCTTGGGCAAGGCCTACAACATCAGCAATGGCACGCCGGTGCCGCTGTGGGACGCCGTCAACTATGTAATGCGCCAGATGGAATTGCCGCAGGTCACGCGTTATCGCTCCTTCGGCCTGGCCTATTGCGTTGCGGCCCTCAATGAAGGTGCGTGCCTGCTCTGGCCGGGGCGGCCACAGCCAACACTGTCGCGGTTGGGCATGCAGGTGATGAGCAAGGATTTCACCCTGGACATCAGTCGTGCCCGTTATACGCTCGACTATGAACCGAAGGTGAGTCTGTGGTCGGCGCTGGATGAATTTTGCGCCTGGTGGAAGGTCCAGGCCCCGGCGAAAAAATAG
- a CDS encoding superoxide dismutase: MAFELPPLPYAHDALQPHISKETLEYHHDKHHNTYVVNLNNLVPGTEFEGKTLEEIVKTSSGGIFNNAAQVWNHTFYWNCMAPNAGGQPTGALAEAINAAFGSFDKFKDEFSKTSIGTFGSGWGWLVKKADGSLALASTIGAGNPLTSGDTPLLTCDVWEHAYYIDYRNLRPKYVEAFWNLVNWKFVAEQFEGKNFVA, encoded by the coding sequence ATGGCTTTTGAATTGCCGCCGCTGCCTTACGCTCACGATGCCCTGCAGCCGCACATCTCCAAGGAAACCTTGGAATATCACCACGACAAGCACCACAACACCTATGTCGTGAACCTGAACAACCTGGTGCCAGGCACCGAGTTCGAAGGCAAGACTCTGGAAGAAATCGTCAAGACTTCCTCGGGCGGCATCTTCAACAACGCCGCTCAGGTCTGGAACCACACCTTCTACTGGAACTGCATGGCGCCAAACGCTGGCGGCCAACCTACCGGTGCCCTGGCTGAAGCCATCAATGCTGCATTCGGTTCCTTCGACAAGTTCAAGGATGAGTTCAGCAAAACCTCGATCGGCACCTTCGGTTCCGGTTGGGGCTGGCTGGTGAAAAAAGCTGACGGTTCCCTGGCCCTGGCCAGCACCATCGGCGCCGGCAACCCGCTGACCAGCGGCGACACTCCGCTGCTGACTTGCGACGTCTGGGAGCACGCCTACTACATCGACTACCGCAACCTGCGTCCGAAGTATGTAGAAGCTTTCTGGAACCTGGTGAACTGGAAATTCGTCGCTGAGCAGTTCGAAGGCAAGAACTTCGTCGCCTAA
- a CDS encoding alkene reductase, with amino-acid sequence MTTLFDPITLGDLKLPNRIIMAPLTRCRADEGRVPNALMAEYYVQRASAGLILSEATSVTPMGVGYPDTPGIWSNDQVRGWTNVTRAVHAAGGRIFLQLWHVGRISHPTYLNGESPVAPSAIQPKGHVSLVRPLSDYPTPRALETDEIAEIVDAYRQGAENAKAAGFDGVEIHGANGYLLDQFLQSSTNQRTDAYGGSLENRARLMLEVTEAVIEVWGANRVGMHLAPRADAHDMGDDNRAETFTYVARELGKRGIAFICSREKEGDDSIGPLIKQAFGGPYIVNERFGKASANASLASGKADAVAFGIPFIANPDLPARLLTDAPLNEPHPETFYGKGPVGYIDYPRL; translated from the coding sequence ATGACGACTCTCTTCGATCCGATCACCCTTGGCGACCTCAAATTGCCGAACCGTATCATCATGGCCCCCCTGACCCGCTGCCGCGCCGACGAGGGCCGCGTACCCAATGCCTTGATGGCCGAGTACTACGTACAGCGCGCCAGTGCCGGGCTGATCCTCAGCGAGGCCACTTCGGTCACGCCCATGGGTGTCGGCTACCCGGACACCCCCGGCATCTGGTCCAACGACCAAGTGCGCGGCTGGACCAACGTGACCCGGGCAGTGCATGCCGCCGGCGGGCGAATCTTCCTGCAACTGTGGCACGTGGGGCGTATCTCGCATCCGACCTACCTGAACGGTGAAAGCCCAGTCGCGCCAAGCGCTATCCAGCCCAAGGGCCATGTCAGCCTGGTTCGACCGCTGTCTGACTACCCAACGCCCCGTGCGCTGGAAACGGACGAGATCGCCGAGATCGTCGATGCCTATCGCCAGGGCGCGGAAAACGCCAAGGCCGCCGGCTTCGATGGTGTCGAGATTCACGGTGCCAACGGCTACCTGCTCGACCAGTTCCTGCAGAGCAGCACCAACCAGCGCACCGACGCCTACGGCGGCTCGCTGGAAAACCGTGCACGTTTGATGCTGGAAGTCACCGAAGCCGTGATTGAAGTCTGGGGCGCCAACCGTGTCGGCATGCACCTGGCACCTCGCGCCGATGCTCACGACATGGGCGATGACAACCGCGCCGAGACCTTCACTTACGTAGCGCGCGAGCTGGGCAAGCGTGGCATTGCCTTCATCTGCTCGCGTGAAAAAGAGGGAGACGACAGTATCGGCCCGCTGATCAAGCAAGCCTTTGGTGGCCCTTACATCGTCAATGAACGCTTCGGCAAAGCCAGCGCCAACGCCTCCCTGGCCAGCGGCAAGGCCGATGCAGTGGCCTTCGGCATTCCGTTCATCGCCAACCCTGATTTGCCTGCACGCCTGCTCACCGATGCGCCGCTGAACGAGCCCCATCCAGAGACGTTCTACGGTAAGGGGCCGGTGGGTTATATCGACTATCCGCGTCTGTAA